The region CAGGAGCATATCCTGCGGCGCCAGCTTCCTCACGGACGCAAGGCGGTTTATTTCAATCGCAAGTTCATACGAATCAACGGAATGTATTAAACAGAAATTACCAAGGACGTATTTTACCTTATTTTTCTGAAGGTGTCCGATAAAGTGCCAATCGGCAGGGAGACCTACCATCTCCTGTTTTTCCCTCGCCTCCTGCACCCTGTTCTCTCCAACAGCCGTAATACCGGCCCTTATCGCCGCGCGAATGGAATCTATCTCAACCATCTTTGTTACGGCCAGTAGGGTTACCCCGCCGGGATCGCGCCCCGCTCTCTCGGCCGCTTTGGCAATCTTCCCTTTTATTACAGATAGATTATGCGATATCCGCTTTTCCAAAAGGTCATCATTTCCGATTGC is a window of Nitrospinota bacterium DNA encoding:
- a CDS encoding YggS family pyridoxal phosphate-dependent enzyme, yielding MAIGNDDLLEKRISHNLSVIKGKIAKAAERAGRDPGGVTLLAVTKMVEIDSIRAAIRAGITAVGENRVQEAREKQEMVGLPADWHFIGHLQKNKVKYVLGNFCLIHSVDSYELAIEINRLASVRKLAPQDMLLQVNIGEEDSKHGLHPSEVIAETERISLLPFARIRGLMAIPPAPPNDNAEYSRPFFKRVAELKGEITKRGFEGVSMDILSFGMSGDYEVAIEEGSTIVRIGTAIFGERDA